The Glycine soja cultivar W05 chromosome 15, ASM419377v2, whole genome shotgun sequence region gtgataaaagagaaaaataaaaagatataagaggtgttaaaaaaatgtttaaaataataagttgtaTCATTACTTAAACATGAAAAGATAGAAAACTCGTCtgaatattaaagaaactttgtaataattttattttccctaaatattaaaaagttgAATATAATCTTATGGtcaaaaagaataaagttttaatCATATTGTATACTCATTCaatcatatatgataagattactaatttttgtaatagttattttacatttaaaattattttaattaattgataatgtaaaaatctttacacaaatgattatttattaaaatttaactcaTATTAATTCACTTTTTTATAAGATGGTTTAAATTTAACATTATGTGAATTATGGattcaagtattttttaagttataaaataaattttttaattataaactatCTTAAATTGAAAAACTGGTTCAACCGACATTGAGTTTTGTCGATACTTGATTTCTAATCCAACTGATCAAATTGCCTTGCATAAGTCGAGTTTCACAactttggtttttttatttctttgtgtAGAGAATTGTTTATTAATGTGTATGGAAAGAGGATATTCCTTTGACATtcttacaattaaatcaacttACAATTTTCTACAAGTTTAGTTGTTGTCAAAGAATTTTGCCTCAACCGCAAAGTATATCTTGTGAGTTTAGGTAGTGTCAAATAAAATACAcaacacttatttttattttgttaggtGACAAATTGGAtgacttaattattttagagtcttgcctaataattttttatcattatatcaaattttgttctttcttaAGGATGGAAAAAGTGTGTTCTATTTGTCATCTTTTTTGGCACATGGCAATATggtttattttgattatatgtAACAAAGATTATCAATGTtgaatatatattgaaaacatTCAATGTCTTTTTcatatgtaaaaagaaaaattaattggatgaaaatgtaAGAAGATTCAAAATTCTTCTATAGTCTAATCTAAAATCTCTAACCAGTTGACATTTTACTTTTAAACATGCTATAACGTATTAAGTATAACGTGTAGAGAGTATATAAGaatgtttttatctttctttcctATATCTCTATTTCTTAAAGTATCAAATGGCGAGAAGATGACGAAATGAGGCGGTTATTATCAGATATCATAtaaatccatattttttttgcGTTGCAAACTTTTCATTTAACTTGATTAGTAGTTACAGACAAACGGGGGAGAAACATTACAGTACTACGTACAGGCAAGGTGGTCACCCAGTTTCCCTTGTTGGAAATAAGCCAATAAACTATTCAACCATTCAACCtagtctcttttttctcttttcttctccgCCCCCGTCTCGATCGGCCCATCTAATCTTCTTCCAATGGCCATATATCAAATAATGCTATTTTATATAAGCTTAATTGGttgttgtttatatataatatatttgagATGGATGGGCACCAAAGGTATTCCCTATCTAATAACTAAAGATTATTGTTTATATAATTGACTTTAGTGTTTCTCTCAccaaagtatttttttcatgCATGATGACTACAGTCAACTTGTTAATAATAAAATCccaaccaatatatatatatatatataaaggattcaaattgatattagttaattaaaaGTGCGCTGATATAGAACAGTAGTATTGTATTCAGTTTAATATAAGCTTCAAAGacaaaactcacaaaaatacAAGCTACAGTCatgatctctctctctctctctctagtttGTTTTATATGGCTCATAAAACTCAAgttaaattaacttataataTAAACCTACAATAGCAGCTACATTATTATCCAACCCAGTATATACCCTAAGCCAAATTAACCACCCTAAGTATTCCAATTCATGCTTGGAAGTTGAAACTGTTGCCTCAATACTCCATTACCAATAGGGCCAAGAAGCGCATTTGGGTGAAACGATGTTGTGTTCTGTGAAAGGTGGCTAAGCAGAGAAACGAAGGAATTGTCTTCCTCAACAGTGCTGCTTCCAGCATAATTAAGATCACAGTGGAATCTCCTGCTTGAAGAGGATGACCCTGTGTCATTCCAAAAGTACTGTGACGAAAGTTCTCTTTTCATAGGGAAGTTTCCCTTTGAAGACACTTGTTGGGAATCAGAAACATCATGCTGCATGCTCTGATGATCAACTCCTAAGATTCCATCAAATAAGTTATCATCATTTTCTACTCCAAGGGGCCCATAACTTGTGCTAATAGAAGACGTGGGTTTGGAATCCTGAGAGGTGTTATTATTAGCCATTGACAAAGTGGACCTCATTGGTAGCATAGAAAGCTCCTTATTCTGCTCCACCAAAGGTAACCTTGGCAGGTTGGTACTGTTGCTTTTCTTGTATATTCGGCACAAAACCCAATCATC contains the following coding sequences:
- the LOC114387400 gene encoding NAC transcription factor 25-like; this translates as MDSSSSGSQLSQHPQLPPGFRFYPTDEELVVHYLKRKADSVPLPVSIIAEVDLYKFDPWELPSKATFGDQEWYFFSPRDRKYPNGSRPNRAASSGYWKATGTDKPILASHGHHHKVGVKKSLVFYGGKPPKGVKTNWIMHEYRLADSNSNSSSKPPSMASDHAQSCKKNSLRLDDWVLCRIYKKSNSTNLPRLPLVEQNKELSMLPMRSTLSMANNNTSQDSKPTSSISTSYGPLGVENDDNLFDGILGVDHQSMQHDVSDSQQVSSKGNFPMKRELSSQYFWNDTGSSSSSRRFHCDLNYAGSSTVEEDNSFVSLLSHLSQNTTSFHPNALLGPIGNGVLRQQFQLPSMNWNT